In Kryptolebias marmoratus isolate JLee-2015 linkage group LG11, ASM164957v2, whole genome shotgun sequence, the following proteins share a genomic window:
- the avpr1aa gene encoding arginine vasopressin receptor 1Aa, producing the protein MRTPADALLPSAQNHTRVFSLPRDQMMGTPGNGTVLANGSDPFARNEKVAQIEILVLSITFVVAVVGNVSVLLAMYNTKKKMSRMHLFIKHLSLADLVVAFFQVLPQLCWEITFRFYGPDFLCRIVKHLQVMGMFASTYMMVMMTLDRYIAICHPLKTLQQPTKRSHIMIASTWMCSLVLSTPQYFIFSLSEIKNGSDVHDCWAHFIEPWGARAYITWITVGIFLVPVVILVLCYGFICHSIWKNIKYKKRKTTAGAASKNGLIGKNSVSSVTTISRAKLRTVKMTFVIVLAYIVCWAPFFTVQMWSVWDKNFQWDDSENTAVTLSALLASLNSCCNPWIYMIFSGHLLQDFVHCFACCLGLNADYKKEDSDSSVRRTTLLTRMTNRSPTNSTGNWRELENSPKASAQAE; encoded by the exons ATGCGCACTCCTGCAGACGCGCTGCTCCCGAGCGCACAGAACCACACTCGGGTCTTCAGCCTCCCGCGCGACCAGATGATGGGGACCCCTGGAAACGGCACTGTCCTCGCAAACGGATCCGACCCGTTCGCCCGGAACGAGAAGGTGGCCCAAATCGAGATCCTGGTGCTGAGCATCACCTTTGTGGTGGCCGTGGTCGGGAACGTGAGCGTCCTGCTGGCCATGTACAACACCAAGAAGAAGATGTCGCGGATGCACCTCTTCATCAAGCACCTCAGCCTGGCGGACCTGGTGGTCGCCTTCTTCCAGGTGCTGCCGCAGCTCTGCTGGGAGATCACCTTCCGCTTCTACGGTCCGGACTTCCTCTGCAGGATCGTCAAGCACCTCCAGGTGATGGGGATGTTCGCCTCCACCTacatgatggtgatgatgaccCTGGACCGCTACATCGCCATCTGCCACCCGCTGAAGACCCTCCAGCAGCCCACCAAGCGCTCGCACATCATGATCGCGTCCACGTGGATGTGCAGCCTGGTGCTCAGCACCCCGCAGTACTTCATCTTCTCCCTGAGCGAGATCAAGAACGGCTCGGACGTGCACGACTGCTGGGCGCACTTCATCGAGCCCTGGGGCGCCAGGGCGTACATCACCTGGATCACCGTGGGCATCTTCCTCGTGCCCGTGGTCATCCTCGTGCTGTGCTACGGCTTCATCTGCCACAGCATATGGAAAAACATCAAGTACAAGAAGAGGAAAACGACGGCCGGGGCTGCGAGCAAGAACGGCCTGATCGGGAAGAACTCGGTGAGCAGCGTCACGACCATCTCCAGGGCCAAGCTGAGGACCGTCAAGATGACTTTCGTCATCGTGCTGGCCTACATTGTTTGCTGGGCGCCGTTCTTCACCGTGCAGATGTGGTCCGTGTGGGATAAGAACTTTCAGTGGGACG ATTCTGAGAACACAGCAGTGACTCTGTCTGCGCTCCTTGCCAGTCTCAACAGCTGCTGCAACCCGTGGATCTACATGATCTTCAGCGGCCACCTCCTGCAGGACTTTGTGCACTGCTTCGCCTGCTGCCTCGGCCTGAACGCCGACTACAAGAAGGAGGACTCGGACAGCAGCGTCCGCAGGACCACGCTGCTGACCAGGATGACCAACCGGAGCCCTACGAACAGCACAGGGAACTGGCGAGAGCTGGAGAACTCCCCGAAAGCCTCAGCCCAGGCAGAGTAA